AGCGCGTCCAGGAGCCCGATGTTGCCGTGCCCGCAGACCCCGACCGCGTAGGGAACGCCCTCGCGGATCAGGTAGTCAACGATGAGGTCCGCCCCTCGATACGTGGCCATGGCTCGTCCCCCTGATGGACGATCTCAGAGCGTCGGACTCGAGAACTCGCCGCCGAGGACGACCAGCCCCCAGGGCGCGCCCTGGGCATCCCAGCTGAAGCCGATGTGGCCCGCGAGCGCGTGCTGGTCCCGGAAGAGCCGCTGGATGGGATGCCGGTCGTAGACGCCGTTGGCGCCGGCCAGGGCGTGGAGCGTGTCCACCGCCTCGGTGCAGAGCTCCATCGCGTAGGCCACGTTACGCTTGAAACGGAGCTTCTCCTCGATCGTCGGCGCACGATTCTCCTCGGCGATCCGCTGGGCCTCGAGGCAGTCCGTCCTGATGATGAGCCGCGCCCCGTCGATCTGCGCGCCCGCGCGGGCGACGCGCAGCTGAACGGGCTGGAAATCGCGCATACGCATCGCCGTGTAGCTCGTGCTCCGGTCCATGATGGCCTCGACCGTCAGCTCGAGTGCGGCCTGGGCATTGCCGACCCCGGCCGCCGCAAGACAGTGCGAGCCGAGCGCGGAGAGGGGGACCCGGTAGAGCGGATTCGGGTTGACGCTCGCGCCGGGAAACTGGCTGCCGCCACGCGCCAGGTACATGCACAGGGCCCGGTGCTCCGGGACGAAGAGGTCCGCGGCGCGCACCGACTTGGACCCGGTGCTCCGCATGCCAAGCACGTGCCAGTCGTCGACGATCTCGTAGTCGCTCCTCGGCACGAGGCACATCCGGTGATCGACGACGCGATCGCCGTCGCGGACCGTGACCGCCAGCATGTTCCACTCCGCTGCATCGACGCCGCTCGAGAAATTCCAGAGGCCGCTGATGACGAAGCCGCCGTCGACCCGGCGGCCGCGGCCCTGCGGGTAGGCGATGCCCGAGGCGATCAGGACATCGGGGTTCTTGCTCCACACCTCTTCCTGGGCCCGCTCATCGTAGAGCGCGAGCATCCAGTGGTGGACGCCGAGATTCGCGACGTTCCAGGCCGTCGAGGCGCAGCCGCGACCGATTTCGGCGGGGACGTCGAACAGGGAGACGAACTCGAGCTCCATGCCGCCCCATCGCCGGGGCTGGTGGAACCGGAGGAGCCCGGTGCGATGGAGATCGTCGATTGTCTCCTTCGGCATCTCCCGGAGCGCTTCGGCCC
Above is a window of Candidatus Rokuibacteriota bacterium DNA encoding:
- a CDS encoding acyl-CoA dehydrogenase family protein — protein: MSGAGGGRGFADVSYDEAMRRARALVPVLRERADRAEALREMPKETIDDLHRTGLLRFHQPRRWGGMELEFVSLFDVPAEIGRGCASTAWNVANLGVHHWMLALYDERAQEEVWSKNPDVLIASGIAYPQGRGRRVDGGFVISGLWNFSSGVDAAEWNMLAVTVRDGDRVVDHRMCLVPRSDYEIVDDWHVLGMRSTGSKSVRAADLFVPEHRALCMYLARGGSQFPGASVNPNPLYRVPLSALGSHCLAAAGVGNAQAALELTVEAIMDRSTSYTAMRMRDFQPVQLRVARAGAQIDGARLIIRTDCLEAQRIAEENRAPTIEEKLRFKRNVAYAMELCTEAVDTLHALAGANGVYDRHPIQRLFRDQHALAGHIGFSWDAQGAPWGLVVLGGEFSSPTL